A single genomic interval of Zingiber officinale cultivar Zhangliang chromosome 4A, Zo_v1.1, whole genome shotgun sequence harbors:
- the LOC121970177 gene encoding uncharacterized protein LOC121970177, which yields MQPPPTSMSPSASAGMSPTASTSRRLSKPRSMLASPYSTLPKEWVGSVFAHTLGTTAVGASPILGGLLLLQQTTIINHGARDKITSLANGHTVSLREGFRSIT from the exons ATGCAGCCTCCGCCGACCTCCATGTCACCGAGCGCATCGGCAGGGATGTCGCCGACCGCCTCGACCTCGAGGAGGCTATCGAAGCCTCGCTCTATGCTAGCCTCCCCCTACTCCACCCTCCCCAAAGAG TGGGTTGGGTCTGTATTTGCACATACATTAGGGACCACAGCTGTTGGCGCTTCTCCAATCCTTGGTGGATTACTCTTGTTACAACAGACAACAATCATCAACCATGGAGCTCGAGATAAGATAACCAGTTTAGCAAATGG GCATACGGTCTCGTTACGTGAAGGGTTTAGGTCCATTACCTAA